In the Malassezia vespertilionis chromosome 1, complete sequence genome, one interval contains:
- a CDS encoding uncharacterized protein (EggNog:ENOG503Q6ER; TransMembrane:3 (o6-26i348-367o1071-1092i); COG:I), which translates to MPWQLIEVDALSVALLASIVILVVLVKYQQQHEQPLLHPLILSHQSDASQVRSPGESPIYRNVNAPLGFDLAMRPRRTAPNVAALLGTGVTDSEASHARRILDTFLSPKELRSQAAAFAHGITALLGAHKPTIIVYGQITTAHALCGLLAATVAEAPIATLVVPDGASPHSLPAGIDTKNVALVCVDANYPIPPSLSSASLIITGTSQHEAAKRVAPHAKICDIFDVLGLSAEIEPPAVRDTSKLRSGELDQIGAQTFAQFYEPRGRCWVRATQTSMTSGVTAWLSEYPADKIPSEGDTILTDAHADMFLPAPAYVSLLLMALYSGAAITSEPTKGVMKALRATKPTLLYLSPIAAGQLKTLLWIHASSSLLYPIAFRIGVHALRKGKFALDSLADRLVFSGLRNKFGARVRATVIFSNAVTLDQAALDHLRLFLASPVMHAYMPSVLVTSNAKGIVTAPVSASNIYDLQAFQPQPIGPESKRRLAPHTGPAAVSMELKLVQDTPAVEAHSAVLEYLQRKDGGAETDPIGEIYVRGYSLAHSSAPNPEADMTLSAWFATGDVGLARTNGTLVVVAPHGATEAGILPDETMDSAVLVPIPTETAAQPKLGKTKITVTSRTSSAMAAAPAVLAMLAFGVASVDASAHTHTHTHSMLARRADAPAENLTSMHLALDSLLTSQRASWEQGVAQSAVLELFYPEYSTFSKSDKKGAEFYPPQKTDFPEKLLSLAFHSVTSQDKNGRLATIITGDEALNTGASQDSASCGEGVLIAAWCLEGFPNSAPDPRAFYGGGAQRELTYLRRNVSRSQNGAISQRATPGDVQFWSDTMYMGPPFFATYGLMTNNAKLISLAYNQVRLLRQYLLFSNTTSQGLYGHIVKDNGKNVIRWLDSRPWLTGNAWVGAGMLRVLATMTHTDDAQFQAPQNDLRTWIEDLLQVVYKQADPNTGLLRNDLGNTSSFMDGSGSALMAYNAFRFASMVPDKTQFVDFAEKVYMTLSGSLAPDGSFTSNVQIVNELSTGEQSTTSAESLAFLTMLYAARRDYYAGNVTGSSGPVEPLNKAGNNQASDSAADGIASASMALVFTSVCLSSLLLWIGA; encoded by the coding sequence ATGCCCTGGCAGCTCATAGAGGTAGATGCGCTCTCTGTAGCGCTTCTAGCTAGTATCGTCATTCTTGTTGTACTTGTCAAGTATCAACAGCAGCATGAACAGCCACTTCTCCACCCACTGATCCTTTCCCATCAATCGGACGCGTCCCAAGTCCGCTCGCCCGGCGAATCCCCAATATATCGCAACGtcaatgcgccgctcgggTTTGacttggcgatgcgcccccggcgcaccgcgcccaATGTGGCCGCGCTTCTCGGTACCGGTGTGACGGACAGCGAagcatcgcacgcgcgccgcattctCGACACATTTCTCTCGCCGAAAGAGCTACGCTCCCAAGCCGCcgcatttgcgcacggGATCAcggcgctccttggcgcgcacaagcctACTATAATTGTGTACGGCCAAATCACGACtgcgcatgcgctgtgTGGCTTGTTGGCTGCAACTGTGGCCGAAGCGCCGATCGCGACGCTCGTCGTGCCTGACGGCGCCTCGCCTCACTCACTTCCAGCCGGTATCGATACAAAAAATGTCGCTCTTGTATGCGTCGATGCAAATTATCCCATACCGCCGTCGCTTTCTAGTGCGTCCTTGATTATTACAGGTACGAGCCAGCATGAAGCagcaaagcgcgtcgcgccgcacgccaAGATTTGCGACATTTTCGATGTGCTGGGCCTCTCAGCCGAAATAGAGCCGCCCGCTGTGCGTGACACCAGCAAGCTACGCAGTGGTGAGCTCGATCAGATTGGCGCACAGACCTTTGCGCAATTTTACGAGCCAAGAGGCCGTTGTTGGGTGCGCGCCACGCAAACGTCGATGACTTCGGGCGTGACTGCGTGGCTCAGCGAATATCCCGCAGACAAGATACCGAGCGAAGGCGATACGATCCTTACCGATGCTCATGCAGACATGTTCCTTCCTGCTCCTGCCTACGTCTCTTTGCTGCTAATGGCGCTCTATTCCGGCGCTGCAATTACCAGCGAGCCGACCAAAGGTGTGATGAAAGCGTTGCGTGCTACCAAACCCACGCTTTTGTACCTGAGCCCAATTGCGGCGGGGCAGCTCAAGACTTTGCTGTGGATCCATGCGAGTAGTAGTCTGCTCTACCCCATTGCTTTTCGCATCGgtgtgcatgcgctgcgcaaaggaAAATTTGCGCTCGACTCGCTCGCCGATCGCCTCGTGTTTTCTGGACTGCGCAACAAgtttggcgcacgcgtTCGTGCGACGGTAATTTTTAGCAACGCGGTGACGCTGGATcaagccgcgctggaccacctgcgcctctttttgGCCAGCCCTGTGATGCATGCGTACATGCCTTCTGTGCTCGTAACATCCAATGCAAAAGGCATTGTCACTGCGCCGGTTTCAGCGTCCAACATATACGATTTGCAAGCTTTTCAACCGCAGCCGATTGGCCCAGAGTCCAAACggcgccttgcgccgcatacTGGGCCTGCAGCCGTCTCGATGGAGCTCAAGTTGGTGCAAGATACGCCTGCTGTCGAGGCACACTCTGCAGTGCTCGAGTATCTCCAACGCAAGGATGGCGGTGCAGAAACAGATCCTATCGGCGAGATTTACGTGCGCGGCTACTCGCTAGCGCATTCCAGTGCACCCAATCCTGAGGCGGACATGACACTTTCGGCATGGTTTGCAACGGGCGACGTCGGCTTGGCGCGTACCAATGGCACACTTGTTGTAGTTGCACCGCACGGCGCTACCGAAGCCGGTATTCTACCCGACGAAACTATGGACTCGGCTGTCTTGGTGCCGATCCCTACGGagacagcggcgcaaccCAAGTTGGGCAAGACGAAAATCACCGTTACCTCCCGCACCTCGTCTGCCATGGCCGCCGCTCCAGCAGTGCTTGCGATGCTGGCGTTTGGTGTCGCGAGTGTGGATGCGTCTGCACacacgcacacgcacacgcacagcaTGCTGGCACGGCGTGCGGATGCGCCGGCAGAAAATTTGACTTCGATGCACTTGGCTCTCGATAGTCTTCTCACCTCCCAGCGAGCGTCGTGGGAGCAAGGCGTGGCACAATCCGCCGTGCTGGAGCTCTTTTACCCTGAATACTCTACCTTTTCAAAGTCGGACAAGAAAGGTGCTGAATTTTATCCCCCTCAGAAAACTGACTTCCCTGAAAAGCTCCTCAGCCTTGCTTTCCACAGCGTCACGTCCCAGGACAAGAATGGGCGCCTAGCGACGATTATCACGGGCGATGAAGCGCTAAACACTGGCGCCTCACAAGACTCTGCGAGTTGCGGCGAAGGCGTGCTAATAGCTGCATGGTGCCTAGAAGGGTTTCCTaacagcgcgccggaccCAAGGGCATTTtatggcggcggcgcccagcgcgaACTGACCTACTTGAGGCGCAATGTATCGCGCAGCCAGAATGGTGCAATCAGCCAGCGGGCTACGCCCGGTGATGTGCAGTTTTGGTCGGATACAATGTACATGGGACCGCCTTTTTTTGCCACCTATGGCCTCATGACTAACAATGCCAAGTTGATCAGTCTGGCATACAACCAAGTCCGCCTCTTGCGCCAGTACCTGTTGTTCTCCAACACCACCTCGCAAGGCTTGTACGGGCATATTGTCAAGGATAATGGCAAGAACGTGATACGTTGGCTCGACAGTCGTCCGTGGCTAACCGGTAATGCTTGGGTCGGTGCGGGCATGCTTCGTGTCTTGGCGACAATGACACACaccgacgatgcgcagttccaagcgccgcagaatGACTTGCGAACCTGGATTGAGGATCTTTTGCAAGTGGTGTACAAACAGGCGGATCCCAATACAGGattgctgcgcaacgacTTGGGGAATACAAGCTCGTTCATGGACGGCTCGGGCTCAGCATTGATGGCGTACAATGCTTTCCGCTTTGCCAGCATGGTCCCCGACAAAACACAGTTTGTGGATTTCGCAGAGAAAGTGTACATGACCTTGTCTGgctcgcttgcgccggACGGGTCATTTACCAGCAATGTCCAAATTGTGAATGAGCTGAGCACGGGCGAACAATCGACGACTTCGGCGGAGAGCCTCGCTTTTCTCACCATGCTCTacgccgcacgccgcgattATTACGCGGGGAATGTAACGGGATCGAGTGGGCCGGTAGAGCCGCTGAACAAGGCGGGCAACAACCAAGCGTCGGATAGTGCCGCGGATGGAATTGCATCGGCAAGCATGGCGCTCGTCTTTACTAGCGTGTGTCTAAGCTCACTCTTACTTTGGATCGGCGCATGA